CCCTGAGACGCATAATCGCGCGGCACGATGGAGGCACGCGCGCCCGGCGCGCCGGGCGCGATCAGGCTGCGCCCGTTCTCAGCGCCCAGGCTGCGGCGCGTCTCCTCGACGAGCTTATTACGATCCTCCTGGCTCAGCGATTCCGTGTCGCGCCGCAAGCGCATGTTGCGCGCCTGCGCCGCCCGGCTGGGCGTGTGGTGCTCGGACTGGGCCGGATCGGGCGCAGGCTCCTCGTCCCCATCCCCGGCAGGGGTCACGCGCTGCACGACGGACGGGCGGCTGTAGGGTATGCGCGCTTCGCCGTCGCCTGCCCTGGTGTGCCCCAGGCGGGGGGAGCGGCTGACCATCGGGGACCGGTGTTCCGACGTTGCCGATGATGGCGTGGCCGGTTCCGCCGGGATGATCTCGTCCAGCCGTGTCAGGCTGCGTTCGAGCTGCGCGCTCAGCCATGCCGCCGCCGCGATGACGTGCTTCCGGCGCAGTCCGATCACGGCGATGGTGCTGGCGATGAGCAGTAACCCGAAGACAAGAAACGATACGCCCCGACCCAGCCCGGCGGTGAGCTGGCTGAGCGCCCAACCGACATAGCCCCCGCCGCCGCCATCGCCGGCCAGTGCACGCGGTTCGGGGTCGTTCGCGGCGAGGTGCAGCAGCGCCTGGAGCGACCCGAACGCCATTTCCAGCGCGACAATGCGCGTCCAGCCCAGGCGAATCACGATGCCGAATTTGCGCAGCAGGATGATCGCGCCGCCCGCCATGACCGCCGCCGCGATGACGTAGCCGCCGGTGCCGAAGATCTGGCGCAGCAGCCGCGAAATGGCGCGCGACAATGCCGCCTGCGAGGTGGTGTTCAGCAGCGCGGTGAGGATCACCACGCCGAGCACGATCAGCAGGATGGCCGCGATTTCGTCGGTCCAGGGCGGCAGTTGGTCGCGCTGGCGCTGCCAGAACGCGGGATCGGTCAGGGTGCCACGCAGGCGGTCGAATGCGCTGCGGATCTGCTGGAGGGCGTTGGTTCGTTTGGCGATCGGGGGGCGCTGCGACGTGCGCGTCGAGCGGGCTTTCGGTGAGCTGCTCGCTTTGGGTGATTTGCCTTTAGGCTGGCTGGCGCGAGGCGCAGAATTTGAAGCCCGGCTGCGGGATGCGGGCTTTTCATCCGACACAGAACGACCGCCGCTGGCGGTCTTCTTGCTTGCCATCCAATCGCTATCCTTCTGTTACCAGGGTCCGCACATCATAGCATACGTTGGACCGTTTTGCGATGCCTGCCTTCATGTTAGCACGTGCGTTCTGGCGCGGCCAGCAGCAGACTCGTAATTTCCTGTAAATAGTTCTGTGTGCCGGGCAGAAGGGGCGTATACTTAGGGGAAACACCGGACGTCTTGGGGAAGAACGCCGGTGGCGGGGTAAGCACGGAGGCGTGACAGTGCTGTGCGCCGTGTTGGGCCAGGCAACACCGGGGGCTATGGGGGCATCGATGGCAAAAGTGTTGATTGTCGAAGACATCGTAGAAACGGCTGAAGCGATCCAGGCCGTGCTGGAAGATCTGGGGCTGACCGTATTCACGGCTCAGCATGGCGAGGACGGGATCGCACTTTTTGAGCAGGAAGAGCCGGAACTTATTATCCTCGATCTGGAACTGCCCGACGACATGGACGGGTGGCAGGTGCTGGACACGATTCAGGAACGGCGGCGGAGCAAGGAGCCGGTCATCATCGTGACCACGGTGTACGGCGACGTCTCCAACCGCTTGATGGGTCGTCTCCACGGGGTATACTGCTATCTCGTCAAGCCGTTTTCGCTCGAACAGATCGAGCAGGCGGCGATCGATTCGTTGGGCCTGAACCACGACTGACGATCAGGCTGCAGCAGAGGTGTGAAGTTGAGGCAACGAGACGCGGCCCATGCGGCGGCAGTGATTGCACGTCTTATCGCTGCCGTCGCGCTCATATGGCTGGCAGCACGCCAGCCGCTTAGTACCGGCATCGCGCGCTGGCTCGACCGTGCCGGTGCAGCCACCGATCGGGCCGACACCGGTGCGGCGCTGGGCGCCTATCGTCAGGTTGCCGCCCGCGTGGGCGACAGTCCAACCCTCTACCGCCGCCTTGCACAACTCAGCGCCGACACGGGCCATGATGACGACGCACGGATCTACCTCTTTAAGCTGGCCGAGCTTGAAGGCTGGTCGAGTCAGCAGCGTCAGGACCTGGCGCTGGTGCTGGACGGGGCCGGGGACGAAGCCCAGGCACGTGCCCTGTCGCTCAGTTTGCTGGATGCGGGTGAGGCCGATCCGGCGGCGCTGGCGGCAGCGGCAGATGCGGCCTTGAGCCGTCAGGCATGGGACGAGGCGCGCCGCGCGCTGGAACGGCTGGCTGCCGCTGCGCCGGACGACGCGGCGGGCCTGTTCCGGTTGGGCGGACTGATCGCACCGCTTGAGCCGGAGCAGGCGCAGGATCTGCTGCAGCGTGCGCTGGTCGATCCGGCCTGGGCCGGACGCGCGCAAGCTGTGCTGGACGCGCTGTACGCGTTCGATTCCCTGTCACCCACCGAAGCATACACCGGGGTCGGACTGGCGCTGATCGGCGCGAACGAGTGGGCGCTGGCCGAGCACGCGCTGATCCAGGCCGTAGCGGTCAACTCGGTGAACGCCACCGCGCTCGGCTACCTGGGCTTCGTGCGCGATCAACAGGCGCGCGACGGCCTGCCGGACCTGGAATCGGCGCTGGGTATGTCGCCCGCCGAGCCAACGCTCTATTACCTCTTGGGGCTGCACTGGCAGCAGGTGGGGGACGAGCCTGCGGCCTACGACGCGTTCGTGCAGGCGCAAGCGCTCGATCCTGGCAACCCGGCGCTGGCTGCCGAGATCGGCGCGTCGCTCCAGCGGCAGGGCGATCTCGCCTCGGCGGAGGCGTGGTACCAGCAGGCGATCGCGCTGGCTCCCAACGATTCGCGCTGGCGCGGGCTGCTGGCCGCATTCTATGCCGACAGCGAGATCGAGCTGACCGACGACCGCGTGCAAGTTGTGGTAGACACGGTCGATCTGCTGCCCTCCGACCCTGACGCCTATGCCAGCCTGGGCCGGGTATATTACCGGACCGGCGCGTATGACGACGCCTACGACGCACTGAGCACGGCGGTGCAGCTTGACCCGGCGCGCGTGCGCAGCCGCTACTACTTCGGCGTGGCGCTGGAACACCTCGGCGACCGCGACGGCGCGGCGGATTCGTTTCGCTACGTGGTGGACGCGGCAGGTCCCGACGAGGGCTTCGGGCTGCTGGCCAGCCGCGGACTTATACGCCTGGGCTACTCCTTCTGATCGATCTCCTCACCAATCATGCATCGCGTGTTACAATTCTCAGGTGTTGGGGGGCATTTGTCGGCAGTGCCGCGCGACGTGCGGCGTGGTTGCGGTTGGGATGAGGCTGCATATGTCTGAAGCGATTGTGCCATTTCACCGGAATGAGCGGACCGAAGGCAGCGTGCGCGCGTCGTGGCCGCTGCGCCTGATGCGGCTGCATTTTGCGCTGGTTGGGCTGGGGCTGCTGCTGGTGTCATTGGGCTGGGGTTGGTACGTCTACACCAACGATCTGGACCGGCTGGACGTGGGCTGGTCGCTGCGCATCCGGCAGGCCGGAGACGTGTATGAGCCGGGCACGCAAGCCCAACTGCTGGAGATCGTGGCGTTGGCTGTGCTCGCCGTGGTGGAACTGCGCGCTGTGAACGGGCTGCGTCACGCCGAGCGCGGCGGGCTGGCGACCTCCTTGGGGGCGGCGGGGCTGCTGTTGGGGCTGCCCGCTGCTGTCTTCCTGTGGGGCGCGGAGCCGGATCTGCCGGTGATTTCGCCGGATCTCGCTCAGCAGGTGCTGCGTGTGGCCGCCGTGCTGCTGGCGGCGCAATCTCTGTTGGCCGCGTGGTATTTCGTGCGTCTGGCCCGCCGCCGCGTGCCTGCGCCGGAAGTGGCAAACCCGGCGGCGACGAGCGCGCTGCGGCGTATCGCGATCGTCGCGGTGGCGCTGTGGTTCGTGCTCATCGCCGGGCTGGCGCTGGCGCTGGCGGTGATGACGGACTGGATCGAGCGGCCTGTGGAGACGCCCGCGCCGGGCGATCTGCTGTACGCGACGACGTTCGACCGCGCCGAAGCCGAATGGGATCTGTACGCCGGGCGTGACGCGGCGGAGGTCGTGCCGGTGAGCGCGCTGGACACCGACGCGCCGCTGGTCGGGGCGCTCGATGGCAGCGCGCTGCGCATCACGTACGGATCGCCTTACACCAACGAAGTTGTTTTCTCCGCGCTGGACCGCACCTTCAGCGACTTCGACGCGCGCGTAACGGCGCAGATGCTGTCCGGCCCGCTCGATAACCAGTTCGGCATCATCTTCCGCTACCGCGATCTGGACAATTATTACGGCTTCCTGATCGGCGGCGACGCTACCAATCAGGGCTGGTACACGCTGGTCAAAATGCAGGACGGCGTACTGGAATTCATCAGCAACTGGGGACCGTCCGAGGCCGTCCGGCCCGACACTGCGCCGAATGAGATCCGCGTGGTCGGCATGGGCGATCAGTTCCAGTTCTACGTGAATGGGCAGATCATGCCGCTGTGCTTCAAGGGCGAGAACGCGACGAGTATGTGGCTCGACGACGAATGCTACACCGACGACGTGCGCTATACCTATCAGGACGGCGACTTCACGCAGGGGCAAATCGCGCTGGCCGCCGGGCACAGCATCGACACAAGCGACGCGGTGACGGTCGCGTTTGACGATCTGGTGATCGTCGGGCCGCAGCCGGATCTCGCGCCGCCTGCCGCTGACACCGCCACCGACGCGGCCCTGGACGCAGGCATAAACGGGACAGGAACATGAAGGTCTATTTCGAGACGACGGGCTGCCGCCTGAACCAGAGCGAGGTCGAGGCGCTGGCCGCGCAGTTCCAACAGGCGGGCCACGCGGTCGTGACGGCGGCGGAAGAAGCCGACCTGTGTGTCGTCAATACGTGTGCTGTGACGAACGGGGCCACACGCACCAGCCGGACGATGATCCGGCGCATCAATCGCGCCAACGCGGACGCGCGGATCGTCGTGACGGGCTGTTACGCGCACCTCTCGCCGGAGACGGTCGGCGCGCTGCCCGGCGTGACGCAGGTCGTCAATAATATCGACAAGGATCGCCTCGTGCCGCTGGTGCTCGACACCGCGCCGGAGGAAGTGTTCGACCGGGAGCCGCTGGCACGCGAGTGGGGCGGCGGGGCATTGGGCCGTACGCGGGCGTTCGTCAAAGTGCAGGACGGCTGCAACAATCGTTGCACGTTCTGCGTGACGACCATCGCACGCGGGCCGGGCCGCAGCCGCGCGCAGGATGAGATCGTGCGTGAGATCGACGGGCTGGCAGCGGCGGGCTTTCAGGAGGCCGTGCTGACCGGCGTGCACCTGGGGTCGTATGGGCACGATGGCGGCGACCACGAGGGCCTGCATACACTGGTCGAGTCGATTCTGCGCCATACGTCCATCCCGCGCCTGCGGCTGTCGTCCCTGGAACCGTGGGATCTCTCACCGCGCTTCTTCGAGTTGTGGGCGGAGCCGCGTTTGTGCCGTCACCTGCACCTGCCGCTGCAAAGTGGCTGCGACGCGACACTCAAGCGTATGGCGCGGCGCACGACGCGCGCCTCGTTCCGCGCGTTGGTCACGGCGGCACGCGCGCAAATTCCCG
This sequence is a window from Aggregatilinea lenta. Protein-coding genes within it:
- a CDS encoding response regulator, coding for MAKVLIVEDIVETAEAIQAVLEDLGLTVFTAQHGEDGIALFEQEEPELIILDLELPDDMDGWQVLDTIQERRRSKEPVIIVTTVYGDVSNRLMGRLHGVYCYLVKPFSLEQIEQAAIDSLGLNHD
- a CDS encoding tetratricopeptide repeat protein produces the protein MRQRDAAHAAAVIARLIAAVALIWLAARQPLSTGIARWLDRAGAATDRADTGAALGAYRQVAARVGDSPTLYRRLAQLSADTGHDDDARIYLFKLAELEGWSSQQRQDLALVLDGAGDEAQARALSLSLLDAGEADPAALAAAADAALSRQAWDEARRALERLAAAAPDDAAGLFRLGGLIAPLEPEQAQDLLQRALVDPAWAGRAQAVLDALYAFDSLSPTEAYTGVGLALIGANEWALAEHALIQAVAVNSVNATALGYLGFVRDQQARDGLPDLESALGMSPAEPTLYYLLGLHWQQVGDEPAAYDAFVQAQALDPGNPALAAEIGASLQRQGDLASAEAWYQQAIALAPNDSRWRGLLAAFYADSEIELTDDRVQVVVDTVDLLPSDPDAYASLGRVYYRTGAYDDAYDALSTAVQLDPARVRSRYYFGVALEHLGDRDGAADSFRYVVDAAGPDEGFGLLASRGLIRLGYSF
- the mtaB gene encoding tRNA (N(6)-L-threonylcarbamoyladenosine(37)-C(2))-methylthiotransferase MtaB, whose translation is MKVYFETTGCRLNQSEVEALAAQFQQAGHAVVTAAEEADLCVVNTCAVTNGATRTSRTMIRRINRANADARIVVTGCYAHLSPETVGALPGVTQVVNNIDKDRLVPLVLDTAPEEVFDREPLAREWGGGALGRTRAFVKVQDGCNNRCTFCVTTIARGPGRSRAQDEIVREIDGLAAAGFQEAVLTGVHLGSYGHDGGDHEGLHTLVESILRHTSIPRLRLSSLEPWDLSPRFFELWAEPRLCRHLHLPLQSGCDATLKRMARRTTRASFRALVTAARAQIPDLAISTDVIVGFPGETDAEFEASLDFVRELAFTKLHVFRYSRRPGTAAARMPGHVDADAKKTRSTQMLAASEEGARQFARRFVGREVSVLWEHVAGASEAGFRNTGLTDHYVRVDLDAPEVLTNTISRVCATELIEHGLRGEIALHACVE